A window of Rubidibacter lacunae KORDI 51-2 contains these coding sequences:
- a CDS encoding anti-sigma factor family protein, translating into MATNVQHEDEFGGCSQLVLELLSAYLDGEVTQEEEARAQALIASSPAAERFYRQQLKLRAALRQVAVPREQSVAALEGRVWTVCRRRRRWLWGGSAAAALLVGTFAWLVGGESSVLRLARSPQPALSSGALAISLDRPVLALPELEAGSLVAPNPR; encoded by the coding sequence ATGGCTACGAACGTGCAGCACGAAGACGAATTCGGTGGATGCAGTCAGCTCGTATTAGAACTTCTTAGTGCGTACCTCGATGGCGAGGTCACTCAAGAGGAAGAAGCCCGCGCGCAAGCCCTGATTGCTTCTTCTCCAGCAGCCGAGCGATTCTATCGTCAGCAACTGAAGTTGCGAGCCGCCCTTCGCCAGGTAGCGGTGCCTCGCGAGCAGTCGGTCGCCGCCTTGGAAGGGCGCGTTTGGACTGTGTGTCGTCGTCGGCGTCGGTGGCTCTGGGGCGGAAGTGCAGCAGCCGCGTTACTGGTAGGCACTTTTGCTTGGCTCGTGGGCGGCGAGTCATCGGTCTTACGTCTGGCGCGATCGCCCCAACCGGCTCTGTCCTCTGGAGCGTTGGCAATCTCTTTGGATCGGCCGGTCTTGGCTCTACCCGAACTGGAAGCAGGTTCCTTAGTTGCCCCCAATCCGCGTTAG
- a CDS encoding acyl-CoA thioesterase: protein MAFIYRRVVRLADTDAAGVVYFSRILEMCHEAYEAALADAGIDIGEMLRNGAVLLPIVRAEADYLQPLTYGQDLIISLRPQSIDETEFALSYEVTFLPARLAVRAQTRHVCVHSRQKWRMSLPESLARWLLRAAAESSL, encoded by the coding sequence GTGGCATTTATTTACCGGCGGGTCGTGCGTTTAGCCGACACGGACGCTGCAGGGGTCGTTTACTTCTCTCGCATCCTAGAAATGTGCCACGAAGCTTACGAGGCAGCTCTGGCAGATGCTGGCATTGATATTGGAGAAATGCTCCGCAATGGGGCGGTTTTGCTGCCGATAGTTCGTGCAGAAGCAGATTATCTTCAGCCACTGACTTACGGCCAAGACTTGATCATTTCCTTACGGCCCCAATCGATTGACGAGACAGAATTTGCCCTCAGTTATGAAGTTACTTTCCTGCCCGCACGATTGGCGGTGCGAGCACAGACACGTCACGTTTGCGTGCATTCGCGGCAGAAGTGGCGCATGTCGTTGCCAGAATCGTTAGCGCGGTGGTTACTCCGAGCAGCGGCAGAGTCATCTTTGTGA
- a CDS encoding M48 family metallopeptidase, whose product MLDRSIMELPPYTVRVSARARHARIRVSARDGLEVVVPQGFDIERLPELLARRHRWIERALANAAAQEQVYATQPDLPEVIALLAIGQQRSVRYFTAATPRIRLDESDSELIVRGATNDLRACRELLQYWLSRQARSYLVPWLERVGQECELSCRNAAIRNQKTRWGSCSARGTISLNQQLLFLPAPLVHYVLVHELCHTVHLDHSHRFWQLVEAKLPDCARRRAELRAAWQYVPLWAQP is encoded by the coding sequence GTGCTCGATCGCTCAATTATGGAGCTGCCCCCATACACAGTTCGCGTAAGCGCACGCGCTCGCCACGCCCGCATTCGGGTTTCGGCTCGCGACGGACTCGAAGTTGTGGTACCTCAGGGATTCGACATCGAGCGTTTGCCGGAGTTACTCGCACGCCGCCATCGCTGGATCGAACGCGCACTGGCAAATGCAGCCGCACAGGAGCAGGTGTATGCCACACAGCCCGATCTACCCGAGGTGATTGCGCTCCTCGCGATCGGACAGCAACGGTCAGTGCGCTATTTTACAGCAGCAACGCCGCGCATCCGCCTCGACGAGTCCGATAGCGAGTTGATCGTTCGGGGCGCGACAAACGATCTTAGGGCCTGTCGGGAACTGCTGCAGTATTGGTTAAGCCGGCAGGCACGATCGTATCTAGTGCCGTGGTTAGAACGAGTCGGACAGGAGTGCGAATTAAGCTGTCGCAATGCGGCAATTCGCAATCAGAAAACACGATGGGGTAGTTGTTCGGCTCGCGGGACGATCAGTCTCAACCAGCAACTTTTGTTCCTACCTGCCCCATTAGTACATTACGTACTTGTTCACGAACTGTGTCATACCGTCCACTTGGATCATTCACATCGCTTCTGGCAGCTTGTGGAGGCAAAGCTCCCCGACTGTGCTCGGCGGCGGGCAGAGTTACGCGCAGCCTGGCAATACGTTCCGCTTTGGGCGCAGCCATAG
- a CDS encoding AI-2E family transporter, producing the protein MKLGQWLGLMGLTVSLFVLWQIRGLLLLMFTAAVLATVLNTLVLRLQRWLKVPRGWAVGAIVVGMIVLAGVLGVALVPPLVEQFQELLKLLPVAFQRLAGWLENLLVSDFFGSPPSLLDPNTLLNDIPALLQQSISQLLSFFSNSLAYVLQPILVLVFTLMLLADPQPYRRGALRLFPSFYRRRADDILTKCARGLSSWFAGITINCAFIGTLSGIGLLILQVDLVLVHALLAGLLNFIPNIGPTLSVVFPFSIALLDAPWKAFGVIVLYLIIQNIESYWLTPTVMAARVSLLPAVTLGAQILFASFFGLAGLILALPLAVVSKIWIEEALLGDVLDRWGGKRGGSEGAEGVQPSAHPHQGQHLASRT; encoded by the coding sequence ATGAAGCTCGGCCAGTGGTTGGGACTGATGGGTCTGACTGTGTCCCTGTTCGTGCTGTGGCAGATCCGCGGACTCTTGCTGTTGATGTTTACAGCAGCGGTGCTGGCGACTGTGCTCAATACGCTTGTGCTGCGCCTGCAACGTTGGTTAAAAGTCCCGCGCGGCTGGGCTGTTGGTGCAATCGTCGTCGGAATGATAGTGCTCGCAGGCGTGCTCGGGGTGGCGCTCGTTCCACCGTTAGTCGAGCAGTTTCAAGAGCTGCTCAAGTTACTGCCGGTTGCTTTTCAACGTCTTGCGGGTTGGCTGGAAAACTTGCTGGTCTCAGACTTTTTTGGCTCGCCACCAAGCTTGCTTGACCCGAATACACTATTAAACGATATTCCAGCCCTTTTGCAGCAATCAATATCGCAGCTGCTTAGCTTTTTCTCCAATTCCTTAGCCTATGTGCTGCAGCCTATACTGGTACTGGTGTTCACGCTTATGCTACTGGCCGATCCACAACCCTATCGACGCGGAGCCTTGCGCCTGTTCCCGTCGTTTTATCGGCGACGTGCCGATGACATCTTGACGAAGTGCGCTCGAGGGTTGTCGAGTTGGTTCGCCGGCATTACGATTAACTGCGCGTTTATTGGAACGCTGAGCGGCATCGGGTTGTTGATTTTGCAAGTCGATCTCGTACTCGTCCACGCACTGCTGGCTGGCTTGCTTAACTTCATCCCGAATATCGGTCCGACGCTGAGCGTAGTGTTTCCGTTTTCGATCGCTTTACTAGACGCCCCCTGGAAAGCATTTGGCGTGATCGTCCTTTACCTCATTATTCAGAACATCGAAAGCTATTGGCTGACACCAACGGTCATGGCAGCAAGGGTGTCGCTGCTGCCAGCGGTGACCTTGGGCGCACAGATTCTATTTGCAAGCTTCTTCGGTTTAGCAGGGTTGATCTTGGCGCTGCCACTTGCTGTTGTCTCGAAGATTTGGATTGAAGAAGCCTTGCTTGGCGACGTGCTCGATCGCTGGGGTGGAAAGCGTGGTGGCAGTGAAGGTGCCGAAGGTGTCCAACCATCAGCACACCCCCATCAGGGGCAACACCTTGCCTCCAGGACGTGA
- the larB gene encoding nickel pincer cofactor biosynthesis protein LarB translates to MNAIKSGSEFLDDRYDDLAGSNNDPDASLQALLSAVAAGKIAPDDARDRLRHFDFEPVDDFAKVDHHRSLRTGFPEAIWGPGKTPEQIVAIFRTMSERVPVALATRIEPEVFQQLQVRLPELHYHPTARICVLQTADPPQYPGAIGILTAGTVDIPVAEEAAVTAELSGFEVQRLWDVGVAGIHRLLSHRTLLDRVDVAIVVAGMEGALPSVVAGMAACPVIAVPTSVGYGTSFGGIAPLLTMLNSCATGIGVMNVDNGFGAAMLAGKILRTAARLHACEGDTKRQRSQ, encoded by the coding sequence ATGAACGCAATTAAGAGCGGCAGCGAGTTTCTAGACGATCGGTATGACGATCTGGCCGGCTCTAACAACGACCCAGATGCGTCCCTACAAGCGCTGCTGAGTGCTGTTGCTGCTGGCAAGATCGCGCCCGACGATGCGCGCGATCGCCTGCGTCACTTTGACTTCGAACCGGTCGATGACTTTGCCAAAGTCGATCACCATCGCAGTCTGCGGACGGGGTTTCCCGAAGCAATCTGGGGACCTGGTAAAACCCCCGAGCAAATTGTTGCAATTTTCCGCACCATGAGCGAGCGCGTCCCAGTGGCGCTAGCGACGCGCATCGAGCCCGAGGTTTTCCAACAGCTTCAAGTGCGGTTGCCCGAACTGCACTACCATCCGACAGCTCGCATCTGTGTTCTCCAAACTGCCGACCCGCCACAATATCCTGGCGCGATTGGCATCCTAACAGCCGGTACCGTCGATATTCCCGTTGCCGAAGAAGCCGCCGTCACGGCCGAACTCAGCGGCTTTGAGGTCCAGCGCCTCTGGGATGTGGGTGTTGCTGGCATCCATCGTCTGCTCAGCCATCGCACCCTGCTCGACCGCGTTGATGTGGCGATTGTTGTGGCGGGTATGGAAGGCGCGTTACCAAGCGTTGTTGCGGGGATGGCAGCTTGTCCGGTGATTGCCGTCCCCACTAGCGTTGGCTACGGCACAAGCTTCGGCGGCATTGCTCCTTTGCTGACCATGCTCAATTCTTGTGCAACGGGTATCGGCGTGATGAACGTCGACAATGGTTTCGGTGCAGCAATGCTGGCAGGGAAAATCTTGCGGACAGCTGCACGGTTGCATGCGTGCGAAGGGGATACGAAACGCCAGCGATCTCAGTAA
- a CDS encoding MAPEG family protein gives MNPDAVVHNLPIPLPALLLYSIVGAVLLVYLPYGLVAFGRFQVGYDARAPRTMFDKLPAYAQRATWAHQNGFESLTIYVPAALMAYVTHVDSSLAAIAAIGYLGARLLYPLGYVANLPILRSLAYAIGVTGIVVLFALSLQRAAAI, from the coding sequence ATGAACCCAGACGCAGTCGTCCACAACCTACCAATTCCCCTACCCGCACTGCTACTGTATTCGATTGTCGGTGCGGTCCTGCTAGTTTACTTACCATACGGACTGGTTGCATTCGGTCGTTTCCAAGTTGGCTACGATGCCAGAGCGCCCCGCACGATGTTCGACAAGCTACCTGCGTATGCTCAGCGAGCAACGTGGGCGCACCAGAATGGCTTCGAATCTCTCACGATTTACGTACCGGCGGCGCTGATGGCCTACGTCACGCATGTCGACTCGTCGTTGGCGGCGATCGCGGCGATCGGATATTTGGGCGCGCGCCTGCTTTATCCGTTGGGCTATGTTGCCAATCTGCCGATCTTGCGTTCGCTGGCCTACGCGATCGGTGTGACGGGCATCGTCGTGCTCTTCGCTTTGAGTTTGCAACGGGCAGCAGCGATATGA
- a CDS encoding peroxiredoxin, translating to MVLQLGDTVPDFTQASTKGEISFYDWAGDSWVVLFSHPADFTPVCTTELGEVARLKPEFDKRGVKTVALSVDDVESHAGWTKDIEETQSVSLNYPILADGDRKVSDLYGMIHPNASNTLTVRSVFIIDPQKKLRLTLTYPASTGRNFPEILRVIDSLQLTDNYKVATPVNWQDGGDCVIVPSIKDEAELKERFPKGYTVVKPYLRMTPQPNK from the coding sequence ATGGTTCTGCAACTTGGCGATACCGTTCCCGACTTTACCCAAGCATCGACGAAAGGGGAAATCTCCTTCTACGACTGGGCGGGCGATAGCTGGGTAGTGTTGTTCTCGCACCCGGCGGACTTCACGCCGGTTTGCACGACGGAACTTGGCGAAGTCGCTCGACTGAAGCCTGAATTCGACAAGCGCGGCGTCAAAACAGTAGCGTTGAGCGTGGATGATGTCGAGTCCCACGCGGGCTGGACGAAGGACATTGAAGAAACTCAAAGCGTGTCGCTCAACTATCCGATTCTGGCCGACGGCGATCGCAAGGTATCCGACCTTTACGGCATGATCCACCCCAACGCCAGCAATACGCTGACGGTGCGCTCGGTGTTCATCATCGACCCGCAGAAGAAACTGCGCCTGACACTGACTTATCCGGCCAGCACCGGACGCAACTTCCCCGAGATCCTGCGCGTTATCGACTCGCTGCAGCTGACCGACAACTATAAGGTAGCAACGCCGGTCAACTGGCAAGATGGTGGAGACTGCGTCATTGTCCCCTCAATCAAGGACGAGGCAGAGCTAAAAGAGCGTTTCCCCAAAGGCTATACCGTGGTTAAGCCTTACCTGCGGATGACGCCTCAGCCAAACAAGTAA